Below is a window of bacterium DNA.
GAAGAGAACCTCCCGCCTCGCCGGAGAAGTGCCAATCCGATACCGTGCGAAGCTGCGACAGCATGGTTTTGATGACGTCGAAGGCTTCCAGGAAGGTCTGGGCCATGCTGCCCGATACGGGGATGGTTCCCTTCCGGGCGGCATCCAAAAGATTTTCGACTTCGTTGGCGAACCCTTCCAGGACTTTCACCCCCAAAAAACCGGCGCTGCCCTTGATGCTGTGTACCGGTCTGAAAATTTCATCCACCAAAGAGGTGTTTTCGGGGTCGGTTTCGAGATTTAAAATTTCCGGCTCGATTTTTTCCAGGTGTGTTTCCGCCTCGTCGATGAAGTCGTAAATCAGGCTTTCATCGAACATGGTACCGGCGAAGTCGAGTACTTCGGGCTCCAGGTTTTCGCGGGGCGGGTCGGCCTCCACGGCATGGTCGCCACCCGGCTCCGGGGCGGGATGGTCCTCCGGCGGCGGGCCGGATTGCGCTTGCGGTGATTCGTTTCGGTAGATATCCGCGATGGCGTTTTCCAGCTGATCCAGATCATTTTCGGAGACATCCCCCTGTTCCGGTTCCGGGCCCTGTTCCGGCACAGGGATATGGAGCAGTGCGGCGGCCTGGGCGATCAAGTCCTGAAGAGGGGGCGGCGCGCCCACGGCCCCGGGGGAGAGCTTGTTTTCCATCCATCCGATAAGCGCGTCCAGCAGCGCGATGCCTTTGGGCACTTCATCAAATTGATCGAGAAGTGCGGCGGTCAACATCTTGTCCAGCCAATCGGCGCACGTGGAAAGACCGGATGGCCCATGGGGGGCGAGCACCGCTTGGATGTGTCCGGCCCGGGAGATCACATCGACCAGGGACGGTTTGTCCTGAAGAGACGGGTCTATCCCCTGCATTGTTTGCGCGATGGAATGGATCTCTTCGTAGAGGGCGGCTTGGGTTTCTTCGGACGATGGCATTTGGTCTGTTCTCTGCACTGAGAAAAAGGACTGAAATTCCACAATCCATTTTGGTTTTGCGGGTGGGGCGTGTCAACGGGAATATGCCGAAAAACGGTTGATTTTATTGGATTATTTTGAATTGATCGTTTTGTCGCAAATTTTCATTCGCCAAACGGCCGAGAGAGAGATTTGATGCGGTAGGCGATGGCAGGATTGTTGTTTCTGGAAGAATCGGATGTTTCAGTGAGGAGGCCGTTCTTGAAGGAATCCCGGTGGCCGAAGCGGATGCGGTTTCTCGCCGTTTTTGTTCTTGTTGTGGTGATATATCTTCTTCTGGATCAAATGCGGCTGCCCCACGGTTTGGGGCGTGTCATTAAACAGGCTTTTGCCTGGATAGGGGCCGTTTATTTGA
It encodes the following:
- a CDS encoding Hpt domain-containing protein, with amino-acid sequence MPSSEETQAALYEEIHSIAQTMQGIDPSLQDKPSLVDVISRAGHIQAVLAPHGPSGLSTCADWLDKMLTAALLDQFDEVPKGIALLDALIGWMENKLSPGAVGAPPPLQDLIAQAAALLHIPVPEQGPEPEQGDVSENDLDQLENAIADIYRNESPQAQSGPPPEDHPAPEPGGDHAVEADPPRENLEPEVLDFAGTMFDESLIYDFIDEAETHLEKIEPEILNLETDPENTSLVDEIFRPVHSIKGSAGFLGVKVLEGFANEVENLLDAARKGTIPVSGSMAQTFLEAFDVIKTMLSQLRTVSDWHFSGEAGGSL